A region from the Sandaracinus amylolyticus genome encodes:
- a CDS encoding RNA polymerase sigma factor, translating to MSDAELVVRALGGDRWAQEAIFRRYVADVTSLAERLLRRRHEADDVVQDTFADALLALGELRDPSALRAWLLGIAVRRVRRRVRKLALLRTLGLDRGIDDATLELLASPGLSPDTRAELARVDRALARLHPDDRIAWMLRHVEGEKLEDVAAIVGCSLATAKRRIAAAETLVRARLREGEP from the coding sequence GTGTCCGACGCGGAGCTCGTCGTGCGCGCGCTGGGCGGCGATCGGTGGGCGCAGGAGGCGATCTTCCGGCGCTACGTCGCGGACGTGACGTCGCTCGCCGAGCGCTTGCTGCGTCGTCGTCACGAGGCCGACGACGTGGTGCAGGACACGTTCGCCGACGCGCTCCTCGCGCTCGGCGAGCTTCGCGATCCGAGCGCGCTCCGCGCGTGGCTGCTCGGCATCGCGGTGCGGCGCGTGCGCCGTCGGGTGCGCAAGCTCGCGCTGCTGCGCACGCTCGGGCTCGACCGCGGGATCGACGACGCGACGCTCGAGCTGCTCGCGTCGCCGGGGCTCTCGCCGGACACGCGCGCCGAGCTCGCGCGCGTCGATCGTGCGCTCGCGCGGCTGCACCCCGACGATCGGATCGCGTGGATGCTGCGTCACGTCGAGGGCGAGAAGCTCGAGGACGTGGCGGCGATCGTCGGATGCTCGCTCGCGACGGCGAAGCGACGGATCGCGGCCGCGGAGACGCTGGTGCGCGCACGGCTGCGAGAGGGCGAGCCGTGA
- a CDS encoding FecR family protein has translation MSLPERIGDVLERADDEPRVRAAWEGTRARVAAREGRPRRAPIVAAGIAVAAAAVLALVVVPRAATPVAEERPDAPGPLRLDDGALPIATEAIASPRALVLSDRSRIELAPGARVVPRANDGAQLGLALERGRARFEVTPGGPRAWTIDCGPVQVRVVGTAFVIDRSDARIRVDVERGRVRVEGDVVPDGARVLDAGASIEVALARPIEPTPPPIATEPEIVAAPPRVRAPIARAPSRAWRAMAERGAHRDAYDALAAEGGVAATASRAAPDDLMLLADVARLSGHPEDAVPPLERLIGAHPDAAEAPLAAITLARIELSLERPARGARAYERAIELGVPRVFDAEVRAGLALARARAGDVEGAASAARECLARHPSPPHADALRALAERGPR, from the coding sequence GTGAGCCTGCCCGAGCGCATCGGTGACGTGCTGGAGCGCGCGGATGACGAGCCGCGGGTGCGCGCAGCGTGGGAAGGAACGCGCGCGCGGGTCGCGGCACGTGAGGGACGCCCGCGGCGCGCGCCGATCGTCGCGGCGGGGATCGCGGTCGCGGCGGCCGCGGTGCTCGCGCTGGTCGTGGTGCCGCGCGCTGCGACGCCGGTCGCGGAGGAACGGCCCGACGCGCCGGGCCCGCTGCGGCTCGACGACGGCGCGCTGCCGATCGCGACGGAGGCGATCGCGTCGCCGCGCGCGCTCGTGCTCTCGGATCGATCGCGCATCGAGCTCGCGCCGGGTGCGCGCGTCGTGCCGCGCGCGAACGACGGTGCGCAGCTCGGTCTCGCGCTCGAGCGCGGTCGAGCGCGCTTCGAGGTCACGCCCGGCGGGCCCCGCGCGTGGACGATCGACTGCGGGCCGGTGCAGGTGCGCGTCGTCGGGACCGCGTTCGTGATCGATCGCAGCGACGCGCGGATCCGCGTCGACGTCGAGCGCGGACGCGTGCGCGTCGAGGGCGACGTGGTGCCGGACGGCGCGCGCGTGCTCGATGCAGGAGCGTCGATCGAGGTGGCGCTCGCGCGTCCGATCGAGCCCACGCCTCCGCCGATCGCCACGGAGCCCGAGATCGTCGCCGCGCCGCCTCGTGTGCGCGCGCCGATCGCGCGTGCTCCGAGCCGCGCGTGGCGTGCGATGGCCGAGCGCGGCGCGCATCGCGATGCGTACGACGCGCTCGCCGCCGAGGGTGGTGTCGCCGCGACCGCGTCGCGCGCTGCGCCCGATGACCTGATGTTGCTCGCCGACGTCGCGCGCCTGTCGGGCCACCCCGAGGACGCGGTGCCTCCGCTCGAGCGGCTGATCGGCGCGCATCCCGACGCGGCCGAGGCTCCGCTCGCCGCGATCACGCTCGCGCGAATCGAGCTCTCGTTGGAGCGTCCCGCCCGCGGTGCGCGCGCGTACGAGCGCGCGATCGAGCTCGGGGTGCCGCGCGTGTTCGACGCCGAGGTGCGCGCGGGCCTGGCGCTCGCACGGGCGCGCGCGGGCGACGTCGAGGGCGCAGCGAGCGCTGCGCGCGAGTGCCTGGCGCGCCATCCGTCTCCGCCTCACGCCGACGCGCTCCGTGCGCTCGCCGAGCGCGGACCGCGGTGA